Part of the Pyrobaculum calidifontis JCM 11548 genome, ACAGCGTCTTTCGATTGCAACATCTGCTATACGCGGGCAATCAGAAGGCTAGGACCACTTCTTGGGCGTTACAGTAGAGGTACCTTGTGTATCACAGCACCGCCCGGCGTCGAGCGGACCTGTGCCGTGCCACCCACGGTCTCACCGTAGCGCCCACGCCATTTACAAAGGCGCATAGACATAAACACTACCGCGGTGCCCTCAACCACAGCCACGTGGCCGTCGCCTTGTAGAACTTCACCGCGGGGCATTGGTGGAATGTGGCGGCGCTGGGAGCGTGGAGTGTCGCTTCGCAGTACGGCTGGGCAGTGGTGATGTAGCCGCTGCATAAGAAGCCCCTCGGCGAAATACTAAAAACGCACGATAGAGCTGCGGAAAAGATATTTAAGATGAAAGGCGTATCAGCCGTGGCCATCCTTGCCCACAAGCTGGCCGTGGGGACAAGCAATACCACCGACGCCGAGGGAAGAGGGCCTGGCCCAGCCGCTACGGAGAAGATAAGGAGGGCTGTCAAAGAGAGAGACTCAGACATAGAAGTTGAGGCTTTTTACAGCGAGCTAGCACAGTTGCTGACGGTGGTGGGGGTTTCTTTCCCAAACCGCTCTATACTTCTTCAACGTGGCCTTCTACACACTATGGGCATTCAACAAGTTGTGACCGTGGACATTTCCGTGCGCGTAGATATGACTAGATGACTGACTGCCTTGTAGTGCAACTCCAGGAAAATATTCCCTCTCTTTTTGTCGCCGCCCTTTTCTGGGTATTCTTCTTTGTGGAATTGCGACATCTTTTGGCGTTTAGGGCCGGGAGGGCGAGCGCAAGCGCCGTTATCAAGTGGCAGTACGTCAATACCTTGTTGATATTCATAACGCTATATCTCGGCGCCCTCTTTTTCATTAAAGCAAGACCTCTTGTGTATATACCTGGGCAGTCGGACTGTGAAGCGGCCTTGATTAGAAGCGGGGTCATTTGGATAGCCTCATTCATCTTCCTAGCTTCGTTCTGGGGCCTCACCCTTGTCTCATATGCCGCCTGCGCTGTGGTGGAGGATGAGACATGTAGGATCCTCATGCCCGTCCTAGTCTTGAGGACTCTTGTAACTGGGTTTTTGACATGGCTCTTTATCGTAGGGCTGACATAGACATCTCTCTCTGGTTTCTCGTGACAATTTACTTCGCCTTGTTTGCCTTATACTACATCATACGTGCTTTGTCTCGCTGACACGTCCGCCTTACGCCGGCTTGCCCCTACGGGGGTCGGAGTCCATGAAAACTTTCGACGGCTCCTTTGGCGCCAGCGGCTCCTCCAATACGCCACGGCAATCACCGCTCTGCCCATAGACCCGGTTAGAAGTCCATAACGTAAACCGCTAGTCTGATTGGTGCGGAACTGACGATCTGCCGCTTGGGGTGACCAGGGACATGAGCTAAATTGCGTTTTCTTGGGGGCGGTTTTTACATTCGGCCTTGTGAAAGGCGCTGGGCGACGACGTTAGACGCACTGTATTGCGTCGGCGGGTCGGCATTGGAAGAGGTGGCTGGGGTTGGCTGGGTCGTCTGTGGAGCCGAAGCCTGGGACGTGGGGGCAGAGCTGGGAGAGGCAGGCGGCCACCTCTTCCTCGCTCCTTTTCAATACCGCCGCGTATAGGGCGGCGCAGTTTAGGTAGTCTATGTGCCATCTCTTTGTCTGAGACCGTTCCAAGTGTCTCAGGACCCGCCTTATGCACGACGCGCCGCAGCTACCCACGTAGACGTAGACCCCCTCGCCTAGGGCAAAGCGGCGGGCGCCCGTGTCTACCACTTGCGCTGGGCATTGGAAGAAGACGAGATAGGATTTATACCCCCTCCCCATGTCACCCGGCTGTGACGAGGCGATGGCTGGCGCTTTACGTGGCGTCAAGCTCGGCGGGTGCCGAGCCGCTTGAGGACCTCCTCTGCTAGCCTTGGCAGAACTTCGCCGGCCTTCCCTCTTATGAACACGTCTGCGATCGGCGTTATGGCTGACTCCTCAACGTTTATTTCAACCACGGCGGCCCCGCTCTCCTTTGCCAACTTGGGCAAATACGCCGCTGGGTAAACCACGCCCGAGGTCCCCACCACTATCACAACGTCTGAGGCGGCCATAAGCCTCACCGCCTCTTCCCACGCCTCTTGTGGAAGCGGTTCGCCGAACCACACCACGTCTGGCCGCAGGAGGGAGCTGCACCTTGGACACCTGGGCGGCACCTCCTCCACCGGCTTCTCCAGCCTGTAGACCGCCCCGCACTTTGTACACCTAGCCCTCCAGAGGGAGCCGTGTAGCTCTACCACACGCTTGCTACCGGCCCTCTGGTGGAGCCCGTCGACGTTTTGCGTGACCACGGCCTTTACGACCTCCGCCTCTTCGAGCTTCGCTATGGCGTAGTGCCCTGGGTTGGGCCTCGCGTTGTACACAATCTCTTGCCGCCACTTGTACCACTTCCACACTAGGACGGGGTCTCTGGCGAAGGCCTCTGGCGTGGCCAACTCCTCCGGCCTATACCTCTCCCACAAGCCGCCGCTCCCCCTAAAAGTGGGCACGCCGCTCTCGGCGGACATGCCTGCCCCTGTGAACACTACGCAGTGGCGCGACTTGGCTATTAGGTCGGCCACATCCATATAAACCCGTGCGTCCACGTTTTTAAGTGATGACCCAGGCGTGTCGGATTAGTGACGCAACACGACCTCCTCTGAAGACCTCCGCCGACGACCTCTAGTGAGTTACTTTTTTATAGAGGGTTTGGGGATTTGCGCCATGAGAAAAGTGGCTATCATAGCTCTGCTGGCGGTGGTGTTGGCGTTTGCGGTTGGGTGGACGACATATACGGTCAAGGTGAGCTCTGTGGAGATCAACGCCCTGGCGGTGAGCGACTTGGGCGGCGCCGTGTTGCCTATAAAGGTGACTCTGCTCACCCCTGGGGACGGGAGGGCCTACGTGGCCGGAGTGCCTGAGGCTGGGCAGGGCTTTGGCCCCTCTGCCCAAATTGCCTTGTACGTAGCGGCGAGGCTCTCGGGGGTGCCCTACAACAACTACACTGCCCTCCTCCGCGTG contains:
- a CDS encoding GIY-YIG nuclease family protein translates to MGRGYKSYLVFFQCPAQVVDTGARRFALGEGVYVYVGSCGASCIRRVLRHLERSQTKRWHIDYLNCAALYAAVLKRSEEEVAACLSQLCPHVPGFGSTDDPANPSHLFQCRPADAIQCV
- the cobB gene encoding NAD-dependent protein deacetylase gives rise to the protein MDVADLIAKSRHCVVFTGAGMSAESGVPTFRGSGGLWERYRPEELATPEAFARDPVLVWKWYKWRQEIVYNARPNPGHYAIAKLEEAEVVKAVVTQNVDGLHQRAGSKRVVELHGSLWRARCTKCGAVYRLEKPVEEVPPRCPRCSSLLRPDVVWFGEPLPQEAWEEAVRLMAASDVVIVVGTSGVVYPAAYLPKLAKESGAAVVEINVEESAITPIADVFIRGKAGEVLPRLAEEVLKRLGTRRA
- a CDS encoding S16 family serine protease — its product is MRKVAIIALLAVVLAFAVGWTTYTVKVSSVEINALAVSDLGGAVLPIKVTLLTPGDGRAYVAGVPEAGQGFGPSAQIALYVAARLSGVPYNNYTALLRVLASDAQVGGPSASGYITAAMYALMNGLELRNDTAMTGIILPDGLIGPVGGVSQKVQAAAAQGIKTVLVPIGEAPSGVGGLRSWRLAQLRTPYTTSLAAR